TTGTGTTAGTGTGTYTTGATGGTATTGTTccctgtgtgttctgtgtatttTGTTTGAAGAGCATGTTAGATAATGGCATAGCACTACTGTCTGTGAAACTGACACTAAAACCTTATCACATCTCTAGGTTCATTTGGAGCTGGTCTCTACGACAGCAGAACCCAACATGACCACGCCCATGCTCAAACCCTCCTCCTACGATCGCCATGACCTGGTCTCCCATGGCAACCACAGTCGCATGTCGCTAGGAAACCARAGCCGAAGTRGTCATGGRTCGTCGCTAGGCAACCTGACGCCGCGCAGCAGAGACTACCGTCAGTCTGTGGAGACGTTCCCGTTAAAGTCAGCCCTCTCCACCGGGACGGATGCCGGCTACCGCCAATCATACACCTCCATCTGCTCATCCATCAATCAGCTCCCAGATAGACTTTCCTCCTCAAATCAGGTGCAGGCGTCAGCAAGTCAATTGAGTGGTGTTGGGGAGGGCGGGACTAGTGTGCGTGAGGCTACCTCGCCCTGCTCCCCACCTGTCTCCCCTATCAGAGGAGAGGGGTGTGAGCGCAGACCCCCAGACTACCTCCTGTCCCGGTCTGTGGACCACCTGGGctccctgcccctctccctccccaggcaGCTGCTGTGCTGTGGSTCCGTGGACCTGCTGAGTGGAGGAGACGGTTACCCCAGGAGGATCCGGCCCACACTGGTGATCCCAGCCCACTACATGCGCCTGCCGGGGGAGCACCCGCTGTGTGGCCAGGCCCTGTTCTTACAGACTGACCAGCAGAGTGACCTGGAGACCATCCAGGCTGAGCTCAACGCCTCACACTCCCAGCAGCCCCTGGGGCAAACACARYCCGATTATGCTACCYCCTCAGCCAACCAGGGACAAGGAGAGGGGCAAGGMGAGTGGAGCAGCCTATCAGAGTCCCTGTCTATCCCGACAGCACTTGGGGAGGCAGGGATTATGCAAATGAACGGCGAGGACACGCTATTGGCCGAGAGGAAACTGATGGAACTGCGGGGAGGGAAGCCCCTCACACACCCGCGCGCCTGGTTCGTCTCATTGGACGGTCGGTCTAACGCCATCAGACACTCTTACATAGACTTGCAGCGGGCTGGGCAAGCCAAGGGGAATCCAGGTGGAGGAGGTAGCCATGGTAACAACAGTGGTGGTAGACATGTCAACGGAAACGACGCAAGTCTGGACTCCGGGGTGGACCTGAATGAGCCCAGAGCAgggcggagggggagggaggtagagaggaaggtaggagagagagaaagagagaaagacagagagagggggaggacaaaGAGCGGCCCTCCTGCCATGGCCTACACCCAGCTGGTATATGTGGATGACCTGGAGGGGGAGACTCCTGAGTGTAGCCCCCAGGACAGCCCTTTAGGTCCAGGGTTGCAGAACACACAGGAACATCAAcaagtagaggaagaggaggaggacagaggagaggaagacgagGCAGAAGAggaacacagaggagaggggatgataCAGGAAGAGGCtccttcacccctctcctccccctcctcctcctcctcctcctctccacccccacTCACAGAGACAGAGGGTGTGGTCTTCAGGACAGACAATGACCAGACAGCCCTATTGTCTGTTGCCCCTGACGACcacggagaggaggagaagaagagcccCTGGCAGAAGAGGGAGGAGCGCCCCCTACTGGCAGTCTTTAACCTCAAATAACCTCTGACCCTTGAACTATGACCTTACTTCCCCTCSCACCACCCRACCCCAGAGTGARATGAAGAAGGATTGGCCAGCTATAGATTTCCAGATCATTCAGGAAGTACATCTGCACTGGGAGCTAAATGYAACTGTCAGTGAATGGAAACGATTGGAACAGTTGGAACTCCATACATTCTAATGTCTAATCCTTCCTGTGTTTCATCATAGCCCCACACTACATGGACAGGCCACTGACTAGACATGCCATAGAGACTTTGTCTGAGTGATACAGATGACCTCCTGAagtaaaaacaaactaaacaacgtCAGAGAACATYTAATGCACAACTGCTATGCCTTTAGTAAATTAGCTGTCAGCAAAAATGGGCTGRAGAATAAAMTAGAGACAGACAATGAGTGTTTCAATACTTAGCAGCAGCCTCCTTTCCTCAGTCTTATCTGCTTCAGTCTACTGATCTGAAAAGCATTGGACAAGTAAAAGCAATATGGCGGATGTCTACTGGCAGGTCTAGGTAGAAGGAGTAGTAGTGTTTTAAGATCAGTAACTAGGACAGGATTTACATACAGCAGGAAAGGAAGCTACTCTAATGTATAATGCTGCAGGTAGATGTTGCCRAGAGGCACAGATCTACGATCAGTTTTRCCCCCACAAGTCTTaatttgggcggcaggtagcctagcggttagagcggtGGGCCAGTAACGTAAagatcgctggttcgaatacccaagCCAAGAAGGTGAAAWATCTGTCYatgtgcccttgagcaaggcacttaaccctgatttgctccatttgctccgtactactatggctgcatctatccagtgtatgtgacactaaaacatattttgtttagttatttttttaGGTTTCCATTTTCCAACGTTTAGGGTACCTtagattagtgtgtgtgtaactTCAGTTTCCCATCCACACGACTGGTGAATCAGATAATGGGATACAGCCCCCTCTGTTGGTGACTGTTGATATTGCAGCACTCTACCAGTGAGGTTTATTATGAAGGTTTTTGTGTGTTGAACCACTGACTTCGGCATACTTTGCTCTGAACGGCTGGCTATGCATCACTTTTATACAGTTGCTTGAGATGCCTTGTTTTGTAATGTTATGTACTCTGATTTTAGTTGCCAAACTATTMTACTCAAATACGTTTATGCTATTTTCTACTCGGATATGTTTTATCGTTTTTTTCCCTTACTGTAAGTACAGAgttttaacacacacacccacccaagcCTTTTCTCTGAAACCAAACTGCATCCTGACGTTTGGAAACCACTATAATCGACTTCCTCGTTTtccaagtgcctttgaacaagttGACTCGTACACATCAGTTGATCAGTTCAGTTAGCTATTtatttctcctctcccctgttgAGCTCTAACCCTCCActacctcatccctctctcctctcctccctctgtccctggCAGACAGCATGCAgtaaccccctctctcctctcctcagtcacAAAGGGAGGATGCTGTGTGGCCATAGCTAGATTGTTTATTGACTTTTGCATCTGCCTCTGTGTGCCAGTGTGTGGGCCCGTCTCTGTCTGTAGTCATGTCTTTCTGCGCAAGCATGTGCCTGAGTGTTCATATCTGTGTGTGCAGACAATATACTgcaggtcgtgtgtgtgtgtgacagcagtGCCTGAGTGTTCATATCTGTTCGTGCAGACAATATACTgcaggtcgtgtgtgtgtgtgacagcagtGCCTGAGTGTTCATATCTGTTCGTGCAGACAATATACTGCAggtcgtgtgtttgtgtgacagcaTATGACATCTGAGGCATTACAGTGTATATAGTTCTCTCCTCTACATGTTGACATGTGAGCTAGTGTTGTGAATgacccctcatcctctctctctctctctctactccatcaCCATAGTAACCACTCTGGGAgagtactgtatgttactgttccATCCATTCTGAATGTCTTAACTGGTTGCTTGTATTATAATTTACACTTATTATTCTGAATAAAGAGACAAACTGGA
This Salvelinus sp. IW2-2015 unplaced genomic scaffold, ASM291031v2 Un_scaffold2030, whole genome shotgun sequence DNA region includes the following protein-coding sequences:
- the fam171a1 gene encoding protein FAM171A1; amino-acid sequence: MSPLDTGPVVAKDISTYHTVFLLAILGGMAVILLCLLCLLLYYCRRGCVKPRLSQRKLTLSSGLEGSKRDQSTSMSHLNLISSEVHLELVSTTAEPNMTTPMLKPSSYDRHDLVSHGNHSRMSLGNQSRSXHGSSLGNLTPRSRDYRQSVETFPLKSALSTGTDAGYRQSYTSICSSINQLPDRLSSSNQVQASASQLSGVGEGGTSVREATSPCSPPVSPIRGEGCERRPPDYLLSRSVDHLGSLPLSLPRQLLCCGSVDLLSGGDGYPRRIRPTLVIPAHYMRLPGEHPLCGQALFLQTDQQSDLETIQAELNASHSQQPLGQTQXDYATXSANQGQGEGQGEWSSLSESLSIPTALGEAGIMQMNGEDTLLAERKLMELRGGKPLTHPRAWFVSLDGRSNAIRHSYIDLQRAGQAKGNPGGGGSHGNNSGGRHVNGNDASLDSGVDLNEPRAGRRGREVERKVGEREREKDRERGRTKSGPPAMAYTQLVYVDDLEGETPECSPQDSPLGPGLQNTQEHQQVEEEEEDRGEEDEAEEEHRGEGMIQEEAPSPLSSPSSSSSSSPPPLTETEGVVFRTDNDQTALLSVAPDDHGEEEKKSPWQKREERPLLAVFNLK